In Sphingomonas profundi, the sequence CGGCTCGATCTGGCCGACGCGATCCGCATCGCGCGCGGGCGATAGCGGTGCGCACGCCACCTCCCTTCCCCGAGGCGCTTTCGGTGCGCACGCCTGCCCGGGCGTTGGCGGTGCACCCCCTTCCTCCGCTGCCCCAAGCGCAGTCGAGGGGCCGGCCGGGCGCAGCCGGGCGCATCGCCTGGGCGGCAGGCGTGTCTCGACTGCGCTCGACAGATGGAGTGCCGTCGGGCGTGTCTCGACTTCGCTCGACACACGGCGGGGTTCCGGCGAGGGTCGCCATCTCGTGCGTGGGCGCCGGGGCACACCGGCGATGACCGTCCGGGTCCGCATCATCCCCTGCCTCGACGTCGCCGGCGGGCGGGTGGTGAAGGGGGTGAACTTCGTCGATCTCGCCGATGCCGGCGATCCGGTGCAGCAGGCCCGCGTCTATGATGCCGCGGAGGCGGACGAGCTCTGCTTCCTCGACATCACCGCCAGCCACGAGGGGCGCGGCACCATCCTGGACGTCGTCGCGCGGACCGCCGCCGTCTGCTTCATGCCGCTCACCGTCGGCGGCGGCGTGCGGACGGTGGAGGACGGCCGCGCGCTGCTGCTGGCGGGCGCCGACAAGGTGGCGATCAACTCCGCCGCCGTCGCCCGGCCGGAACTGGCCGGCGAGCTGGCCGAACGGTTCGGCAGCCAGTGCGTCGTTGGCGCGATCGACGCGCGCGCCACGGCGCCGGGCCGGTGGGAGATATACACCCATGGCGGCCGCCAGCCGACCGGCATCGATGCCGTCGCCCACGCCCGCCACCTCGCCGCGCTGGGCGCGGGCGAGCTGCTCGTCACCTCGATGGATCGGGACGGCACGCGCGGCGGCTACGATCTCGCCCTCACCCGCGCCATCGCGGATGCGGTCACGGTGCCGGTGATCGCCAGCGGCGGCGTCGGTACGCTCGGCGATCTGGTGGCCGGCATCCGCGAGGGCGGGGCCAGCGCGGTGCTGGCGGCATCGATCTTCCACTTCGGCCAGCACAGCATCGCGGAGGCGCGCGCCGCGCTGGCGGCGGCCGGCCTGCCCGTGCGCGGCGCCGCCGCGGCGCCGAGCCCCATGGCGCACGGCCCGGGCGCTTGACCCGTGGCCGCCGCCGCTCTCTAACGCCGGCATGACCGAGACGCTGAGAACCCTGGAAGCGACGATCGCGCGCCGGCGCGGGGCCGATCCCGAACACTCCTACGTCGCCCGGCTGTTCGGCAAGGGCCGCGCCAAGATCGCCCAGAAGCTGGGCGAGGAAGCGGTGGAGACGGTGATCGCGGCCATGCGCGGCGACAAACGGGAAATGATCGGCGAGGCGGCCGACCTGCTGTTCCACCTCGCCGTGCTGCTGGCCGAGATGGGCATCCCGCTGGACGCGGTGATGGCCGAGCTCGATCGCCGCGAAGGCATATCGGGCATCGCCGAGAAGGCCGGCCGCACGCCCTGACCCCGTTCCATCTACCGCCGGAGGCCCGCCATGCCGATCGACGCCACCCTGCCCTATGACGACACCAACATCTTCGCCCGCATCCTGCGCGGCGAGATCCCCTCCACCCGCGTGTATGAGGACGCGTTCGCCCTCGCCTTCCACGACATCGCCCCGCAGGCGCCGACCCACCTGCTGGTGATTCCCAAGGGCCGCTACGTCTCGTGGGACGACTTCGCCGCAAAGGCGGACGATGCCGAGATCGCCGGCTTCGTCCGCGCGGTTGGCCATGTCGCGCGCGAGGCGGGGCTGGTGGAGCCCGGCTATCGCCTGCTCGCCAATATCGGCGGGCACGGCCATCAGGAGGTGCCGCACCTGCACGTCCACATCTTCGGCGGGCGGCAGCTGGGCGCGATGCTGCCGCGCTGAGGGCGGGACGCGGCCCCGGCCGATGTCCGTTCCCGCGCTGCCGCTAACCGCGCAGGCTTGCGCCCGTCCCATATCCGATTAGGCTCGGCCGATTGAAGCGGGCCGTGTTCCAGCCCGCCTGTCGGGGGACACCGCATGATATTCGGTCGCGTGAAATCACTCGACGCCATTCTCCTCACCGCCCAGCGCAAGGGCCTGCACCGCACGCTCGGCGCGTTCCAGCTGACCATGCTCGGCGTGGGCGCGGTCATCGGCACCGGCATCTTCGTGCTGACGTCGGAAGCGGCGCAGAAGGCGGGGCCGGGCATGCTCGTCAGCTTCGTCATCGCCGGCTTCGTCTGCGCGGTGGCGGCGCTCTGCTATTCGGAGCTCGCCTCCATGGTGCCGGTCTCCGGCTCCGCCTACACCTACACCTACGCCGTGGTGGGCGAGCTGCTCGCCTGGATGGTCGGCTGGGCGCTGATCCTGGAATATGCGGTGGGCGCCAGCGCCGTCGCGGTCGGCTGGTCCAACCACGCCGTCGGCCTGCTGCGCGGGCTGGGGATCGGCTTTCCCCATCTGCTCAGCAACGGCGATGCGCTGATGGCGCATGTGCAGCTCGCCTTCGGCGCCGCGCCCTCGGCCGATCTGCAGGCCGCGATCGAGACGGGCGGTTATTTCAACCTGCCGGCCGTCGTCATCTCGGTGCTGGTCACGTGGCTCCTGATCGTGGGCACGACCGAGAGCGCGCGGGTGAACGCGGTGCTGGTGGCGATCAAGATCACCGCCCTCACCCTGTTCGTGGCGCTGACCCTGCCGGTGCTGAACGCGGAGAATTTCACGCCCTTCTCGCCCACCGGCGCCTCCGGCATGTTCGGCGCCGCCGCCTCGATCTTCTTCGCCTATGTGGGCTTCGATGCCGTTTCAACCGCGGCCGAGGAGACCAAGAACCCGCAGCGCAACGTGCCGATCGGCCTGATCGGCAGCCTGTTCATCTGCACCCTGTTCTACCTGCTCGTCGCCTCCGGCGCGATCGGCGCGATCGGCGCGCAGCCGGTGGTCGGCGCGGACGGCGGCGTGCTGGCGCCGGGATCGGCCGAGATGGCCGGGCGCTGCGCCGCCATCGTGCGCGGCGGGCTGGAGGAGCCGCTCGTCTGCTCCAAGGAGGCGCTGGTCCACGTGCTCGACACGATCGGGTGGGAGAAGATCGGCCGCCTCGTCGGTCTCGCCGCCGTGCTGGCGCTGCCCTCTGTGGTGCTGATGATGATGTTCGGCCAGACCCGCGTCTTCTTCACCATGGCGCGTGACGGCCTGCTGCCGGAGAAGCTGGCCAGCGTGCACCCGCGCTACCGCACGCCGCACGTCGTCACCTTGGTGACGGGCGCCGGCGCCACGCTGGCGGCGGCCGTGCTGCCGGTGGGCCGACTGGCGGACTATTCGAACTCGGGCACCCTGTTCGCCTTCCTGATGGTGGCGATATCGGTGATGGTGCTGCGGCGGACCGATCCGGGCCGCGTCCGCCCGTTCCGCACGCCGGCGGTGTGGATCATCGCGCCGCTGGCGATCGTCGGCTGCGTGGCGCTCTATTTCTCGCTGCCGCTGCTCGCCATCCTGGTGCTGCCGGTGTGGGGCGGCATCGGCCTGCTCGTCTATTTCGGCTACAGCCGCAGCCGCAGCCATGTCGGCCGCGGGCTGGACGACGTGCCCGAGGGCAAGGTGTCCGGGGTGGAGCCGCCGATGCCCGGCACGGCGGGATAGAACGTCGCCGCGCAGGCCTTCCACCGCAGTCGCCGTGAGGCGCGTGCCATTCCCGCCTGCTGGCAGGATATGGCACGGCGCCTCTTCCGTTCCGCTTGACGCGGCACGCCCATGCTGGGAACATAAAGGGAACACAAGAGTCGTCGAGTCCATCATGTCCGCGTATCCGTCCGCCCGCGCCGAACGCCTCTCCGCCCTGCGGGAGGAGGTGCGCGCCATCGGCGCCACCGCCTCCGGCGCCGCGCGGGCGGTGCTGCCGTTCGGGCTGGAGACGCTGGACGCGCGGCTGGCCGATGGCGGCCTCGCGACCGGCGGGCTGCACGAGATTGCCGGCGCCACCTGCGCCATCGCCGACGATGCCGCCGCTACCCTGTTCGTGGCCGGCATCGCCGCCCGCGCCGGCGGCGCGCGGGCGAACATGCTCTGGGCGTTCGGCCGGCGCGATCTGTTCGCGCCCGGCCTGGCCCAGGCCGGGCTCGGCCCCAACCGGCTGATCCACGCCGAGGCGGGCCGCGATCCGGACATATTGGCGGTGATGGAGGAAGGCCTGCGCCACGGCGGCCTGTGCGCCGTGATCGGCGAGGTCGGCCGCATCGGCATGACGGCCACCCGTCGCCTCCAGCTCGCCGCCGAGGAGGGCGGCACCATCGCCCTGCTGCTGCGCCGCTGGCGGCCCCGATCGTCTGCCGCCGACGCCGATCCGCTGACCGAGCCCTCCGCCGCCACCACCCGCTGGCGCATCGCCTGCGCCCCGTCCGAGCCGTTGCCGGTGCCGGGCGTGGGGCGGCCGCGCTGGCATGTCGATCTCGTCCGCCAGCGTGGCGGCGAGCCTTTTTCCTGTATCCTGGGAGGATGCGATGCCGAGGGTCGCCTCGCTCTACCTACCGAATCTCGCGACCGATCGCCTGCGCCGCGCCGACGCCGCCGCGCGGCCTGAGACGGCGGATGCGATCCGGCCGTCCGCTCCGCATCCGCCCGCCCGCATCCGCGAAGAACCGCCCGTCGCCGATCCGCAGGATGATGCCACCGCCTGCTCGGCGCCGCGCGGCGGCTGGCGGCCGGGCGCGCGATGGGCGCGGGATGCGGAGGAGGACTCGTCGCCGGAGGCCGCGTGGGCGGCCTTCCGCCGCCGCAAGGCCGCCCAGCGCGCCGCCACCCAGTGCGAGATCGAGCGGCTGCCGCTGCACCAGCGCCCGCCGGTGCGCGAGCTCGGCCGCCGCAGCGAGGCGGCGGAGAACCCCTTCAAGAACGGGGCTTTTCGCAGCGGGCCCGCCGGCGGCAAGCCGATCCACCACGGATCGTTCAAGGGTCCGTCGCTGGCCAGCCAGCCGTTTGCGATCCAGCCTTTCAGGGCGATGCGGCCGGACGATGGGGGCGCCGGCGGCGGCCAGCTGCCCGTTCCCCTCGGCGAAGCATCCGGAACGGCGCCGCTCGTCACCGCCCATCCGGTCGGCCCGCGCATAGTCGTGGCCGCCGCCTGCCCCGCCGCCCGCGCGCTCGGCCTGCTGCCCGGCATGCCGCTGACGCAGGCGCGCGCGCTGGTGCCGGGGCTGGACGTGCGCGATGCGGCGCCGGCGGCCGACTCGGCGATCCTGGAGCGGCTGGCCCTGTTCGCCGCCCGCCGCTGGACGCCGACGGCCGCCGTGTCGGCCGGGCTGGACGGGCTGTGGCTGGATCTGACCGGCGTCTCCCACCTGTTCGGCGGCGAGCGGGCGGTGGCCGCGCGGATGCTGCGCACCTGCGCGCGTGCCGGCTTCACCGCGCGCATCGCCGTGGCCGGCACGGCGGGCGCCGCCCACGCGCTCGCCCGCTACGGACGCGAGCCGCTGGCGATCTGCCCGAGCGGCGGCGAGGCGGCGGCGATCGCCCAGCTGCCGCCGGCCGCGCTGCGGCTGGAGCAGAACCAGATCGACGCCGCCCGCCGGCTGGGCATCGAGACGGTCGGCGATCTCTTGGCCAGCCCGCGCGGGCCGATCGGCCGGCGCTTCGGCACCAGCCTGATCGCCCGGATCGATCAAGCGATCGGCCGGCAAGGCGAGCCGATCGAGGCGATCGCGCCGTTCCAGCCGCCATCCGCCACGCTGCGCTTCGTCGAGCCGATCGCCACCGCCGAGGCGATCGCCACCGCCTTGGCCGATGCGATGACGATGCTGGTGCGCGAGCTCGGCCTGCGCGGCCTGGGCGCGCGGGCGCTGCTGCTCGCCTGCCTGCGGGTGGATGGGGCCGAGCAGCGTGTCCGCTGCGGCACCGCCCGGGCGACGCGCGACGGCGGCCACCTGCTGCGGCTGCTGGCGATGCGGATCGAGACGATCGAGCCCGGCTTCGGCATCGAGGGCATCCGCCTGGTCGCCACCCGGTCCGAGCCGCTGGCGGCGGAGGCGATCGACGGCGGCCTCGGCGCGGCCGGCGGGCCGCACGGCTGGGGCGGCGATCCGCCCGCGCCCGATCTCGCGCCGCTGATCGATCGGCTGGCCGGCCGTATCGGCGCGCGCAACCTCTACCGCGTGGGCGCGGTGGAGAGCGACGTGCCGGAGCGCGGCGTCCGCCCCGCCCCGCCGCTCGCCGAGGTGGCGGAGTGGCCGCGCCGCTGGCCGCGCCCGGCGCGGCTGCTGTCCCCGCCCGAGCAGGTGGATCATGTGATCTTCGAGATACCCGATCACCCGCCCCGCCGCTTCGTCTGGCGCGGCCGGCCGTATCTCGTCACCCGCGGCGACGGGCCGGAGCGGATCCACGGCGAGTGGTGGCGCCGCAGCGGCGAGGCGGACGCGGTGCGCGATTATTATCAGGTGGAGGACGAGGCCGGCGCCCGCTTCTGGCTGTTCCGCCGCGGCGACGGCCTCGATCCCCGCACCGGCGACCTCAGCTGGCACCTGCACGGCGTGTTCGGGTGAGGCACCGATCGGCGCACCAGACGATGCTATATTCCGTGCCTTGCGAGGAGGTACATCATGCGGACCACGATCGTGCTCGACGACGATCAGCTTGCGCTGGCGGCGGACTATACCGGGCTGCGCGAGAAGTCGGCCATCGTCCGCTAGGCGCTGAAGGCGCTGATCGAACGCGAGGCCGCGCGCAGGCTGGCCCTGCTCGGCGGCAGCGAACCCGATCTCGCGGCACCGCCGCGGCGCCGTTCCGCCGTCTTATGATCCTGGCCGACACGTCGATCTGGATCGATCATCTGCGCGCCGGCGATCCGCTGCCCGCCGCCCGGCTGAGGCGGCGGCAGGTGATCGTGATCGGCGAGATCGCGCTCGGCAGCCTGCGCCGCCGCCGCGAGACGCTGGCCGATCTCCACGCGCTGCCGCGCGCGGTGCAGGCCGGCGAGGGCGAGGTGCAGGTGTTGATCGAAGCCGCGCCGCTGCACGGCCTTGGCATCGGCTATGTCGATGCGCACCTGCTCGCCTCGGTCCGGCTCACGCCGGGGGCCTCGCTGTGGACCAGCGACAGGCGGCTGCATGCCGCCGCTCGATGGCTCGGCATCGCCCCTCCGGCCGACTGAGCCTGCACCTGCCATGGCCTATTCCGAACTCCAGGTGACGACGCACTTCAGCTTCCTGCGCGGCGTCTCTTCGTGCGACGAGCTGTTCGCCGCCGCCGCGCTGCTCGGCCTGCCGGCGCTCGGGCTGGTCGATCGCAATTCGGTGGCGGGGCTGGTGCGCGGCATGGTGGCGGCGCGGGCGACGGGGATGCGGATGGTGGCCGGCTGCCGGCTCGATCTCGCCTGCGCCTGCCCGGAGAGCCACCCGCCGGGCGACTGCCGGAGCGCATCGTCGCTGCTGGTCTGGCCGCAGGATCGCGCCGGTTGGCGCCACCTCACCCGCCTGCTCACGATCGGCAAGGGCCGCGCCAATGCGCAGAAGGGCGAGAAGGGCCGCTGCTTCCTGCACTGGGAGGATGTCGCGGCCCATGCCGGCGGCCTCGTCGCCGCGCTGGTGCCCGATCTGGCGGACCGCGGGACGGAGATCGCGCTGGCCCAGCTGGCCGACATCTTCGGCGATGCCGCCCATCTCTGCCTCACCCACCGCCGCCGCCCCGGCGATGCGCTGCGGCTGCACGAGCTCGCCGGCATGGCGCGCCGGTTCGGCGTGCGCCCGCTCGCCACCGGCGACGTGCTCCACCACACGCCGGACCGGCGGATGCTGCAGGACGTCGTCACCGCCATCCGCCACGGGTGCACGATCGACGATCTCGGCTTCCGCCGCGAGCGCCACGCCGACCGCCACCTGAAGGGGCCGGACGAGATGGCCCGCCGCTTCGCCCTCCACCCGGATGCGATCGCCGCCACGGAGGCCATCGTCGAGCGCTGCACCTTCGCGCTGACCGAGCTGGACTATCGCTATCCCGACGAGCTGGTGATGAGCGGTCGCACGCCGCAGGCCGCGCTGGAGCAGCTGACCCGCGATGCGCTGGCGCTGAAGTTCCCCGATGCGCCGTCGCGCTATGCCGGGCTGCTGGAACATGAGCTGCAACTGGTCGCCCGGCTCGGCTACGCGCCCTATTTCCTCACCGTCAACTCGATCGTCCAGTTCGCCCGCAGCCAGGGCATCCTGTGCCAGGGGCGCGGCTCCGCGGCCAATTCGATGATCTGCTTCGTGCTCGGCATCACCTCGATCGATCCGGTGCGGCACGAGCTGCTGTTCGAGCGGTTCATTTCCGGCGAGCGCAAGGAGCCGCCCGACATCGACGTAGATTTCGAGCATGAGCGGCGCGAGGAGGTGATCCAGTGGATCTACGAGACCTACGGCCACCGCCACGCCGCGCTGACCGCCGTCGTCAGCCGCTTCCGCGCGCGCGGATCGGTGCGCGAGGTGGGCAAGGCGCTGGGCCTGCCGGAGGACATGACCGGCGCGCTCGCCGGCCAGGTGTGGGGCTGGTCCACCGAGGGCGTGGGAGACAGGCACGTCGCGCAGCTGAACCTCAACGCCGCCGATCCGCGCCTCGCCCTCACGCTCGATCTCGCCCGCCAGCTGATCGGCACGCCGCGCCACCTCTCGCAGCATCCGGGCGGCTTCGTGCTGACGCGCGAGCGGCTCGACGATCTCGTGCCGATCGAGCCCGCCGCCATGGCCGATCGCCGCGTGATCGAGTGGGAGAAGGAGGATATCGAGGAACTGGGCTTCATGAAGGTCGATATCCTCGGCCTCGGCATGCTCGGCTGCATGCGCCGCGCCTTCGATCTGCTGGCGGCGCACAAGGGCCTGCGCCTCGATCTCGCCTCGGCCGAGATGCAGACGGACTGCCCCAGGACGTTCGAGATGATCCAGCGGGCCGACACGCTCGGCACCTTCCAGATCGAGAGCCGCGCGCAGATGAGCATGCTGCCGCGGCTGAAGCCCAGGAAGTTCTACGATCTCGTCATCCAGGTGGCGATCGTGCGGCCGGGGCCGATCCAGGGCGACATGGTCCACCCCTATCTGCGCCGGCGGGAGGGCAAGGAAAAGGCCGAATATCCGAAGCCGGAGCTGGAAGCGGTGCTGAAGAAGACCTACGGCGTGCCGCTGTTCCAGGAACAGGCGATGAAGGTGGCGATCGTCGGCGCCGGCTTCACCCCGGCCGAGGCGGATCAGCTGCGCCGATCGATGGCGACGTTCAAGTTCACCGGCGGCGTCGGCGAATTTGCCGACAAGATGATCGGCGGCATGATCCGCAACGGCTATGAGCGCGATTTCGCCGAGCGCACGTTCAAGCAGATCGAGGGTTTCGGCAGCTACGGCTTTCCGGAGAGCCACGCCGCCAGCTTCGCCAAGATCGCCTACGCCTCGTCGTGGATGAAGTGCCACCATCCGGACATCTTCTGCGCCGCCCTGCTCAACGCCCAGCCGATGGGCTTCTACGCCCCCGCCCAGATCGTCCGCGATGCGCGCGACCACGGCGTGGAGGTGCGGCCGGTGGACGTGAACGCCAGCCGGTGGGACTGCACGCTGGAGAGCCTCGACGAACCGTTCCTCCCCGGCACGGGCAGGGGGACCGGCACAGCCGGTGGAGGGGGGCTGCGGCCGGATGGAACGACACCGCGTGCCGTCACCCGCCGCCCATGTCCCGCCGATGGCCCCCCTGCCCGTGCCGGGGAGGAGCGGTTCGCCGTGCGGCTGGGGCTGCGCATGGTGCGCGGCCTCTCCAACGTGGATGGGGCGAAGATCGTCGCGGCGCGCGGCGGCACGCCGTTCGCCTCGCCGGAAGACCTCTGGTTCAGGAGCGGGGTGGCGCCGGCCGCGATAGAGAAGCTGGCCGATGCCGATGCGTTCGGGCGGATCACTAGCGGCCCGTCCCGCCAGCCGTCATCCCCCCACCCTCCACCGGCGGGACGGGACGGCCTGTCGCGCCGCGACGCGCTCTGGCGGGTGCGCGGCCTGGCCGCGGCGCCGCTGCCGCTGTTCGCCGCCGCCGACGCGCGCGAGGCCGCGAACGAGCCCGCGGTGGCGCTGCGCCAGATGACCGAGGGACGCGAGGTGGTCGAGGATTATCGCGCCGTCCAGCTCTCGCTGCGCGCCCACCCGCTCGCCTTCCTGCGCGCCGACCTCGCCCGGCGCGGCGTGGTGACGGCCCGGGCGCTGGAGACGATCCGCGACGGCCGCCACGTCGAGGTCGCCGGCATCATCCTGGTGCGGCAGAAGCCGGGCTCCGCCAAGGGGGTGCTGTTCATCACGATCGAGGACGAGACCGGCATCGCCAACGGCATCCTCTGGCCGGATCGGTTCGAGGCACAGCGCCGCACCGTGCTGGCCTCGGCGATGATCGGCATACGCGGCCGCGTGCAGCGCGAGGGGCTGGTGATCCACGTGATCGCCGACCATATCGTCGATTACACGCCGCTGCTGCGCACAGTCGGCGAGATGGACTTCCCGCACCGCCCCGGCCCGGGCGACGGCGCCACCCACGGCGGCTCACCCGATCGCGGCGATCCCGGCTACAAGGACCATCGCCCCACGGATCGCGAGCGGACCTGGGCGCCGAAGATCTACGACAGCTATCACCGCGCCTTCGCCGACGGCTGCGACCCGGAAGACGCGATCCGCGTGAAGACGCGCGACTTCCACTGACGCGCCCGCGCGTCTCCCGCGGTTCAGAGCCGGACGATCACCTTGCCCACATTGCCGCCGGTGAACAGCTTCGCATACGCGCCCAGCACGTTCGCCAGCCCGGCCGTCTCGTCGAACGGCATCGTCAGCCGGCCATCGTCCAGCCAGCCGCGCAGCCGATCGGTCAGCTCCGGCCCGCGATCCATGAAGTCGGGCGAGAAGAAGCCGGTGATCTGCAGGCGGCGCGCGAGGATCTGGTCGAACCGGCGTGGCCCGGGCTGCGCCTCGGCATAGCCGGCGACGAGGCCGCAGAGCGCGATGCGCCCGTAATGGGCCATGTTGGGCAGCACCGCATCCAGCAGCGGGCCGCCGACATTGTCGAAATAGACGTCCACGCCGTTCGGCGCCGCCGCCGCGATCGCGCCCTCCACGTCCGCGCCGCGATGATCGACCGCCGCGTCCAGGCCGAGCTCATCCGTCAGGAAGGCGCATTTGCGCGGGCCGCCGGCGATGCCGATCACGCGCGCGCCCAGGATGCGGGCGATCTGCGCGGCCAGGATGCCCGTGGCGCCCGCCGCGGCCGAGACCAGCACCGTCTCGCCCGGCCGCGTCCGCCCCACCTCGGCGATGCCGACCAGCGCCGTCCAGCCGTTCATGCCCAGCACGCCGAGATGCTGGCGCGGATCCGCCACGCCGTCGTCGAGCACGACCAGTCCGGAGAGTTCGGGCCGCACCACCGATATCTCCGCCCACTGGCCGAAGGCGCGGACGAGATCGCCGGCCGCGAAGCCCTCTGCCCGCGATTCGAGCACCCGGCCCAGCACGAGGCCCGGCACCACGCTGCCGAGCGGGATCGGCGGCTGATAGCTGTCGGTGCGCGGCGTCATCCACATGCGCGTGCCGGCATCCAGCGAGAGCAGTTCGTTGGCGATCACCACCTCGCCCTCGGCGGCGCTGGGCGTCGGCGCATCGACCAGGTGGATCGCCGCGGCGAAATCGTTGCCGGCGGGATAGTCGTCGAGTTGCCAGGCCTTCATCGTCTCGCCTTTCGTGGATGCGCGCGACATGCTGGCCGGCGTGCCGGCGGGGCAACTATCAGAAACGCTACCGCCACCCCCGCGATCCGGCCCCGCCTCCCCGCCTTTAACCGGCCCTTATCTTCTCGGCGATATGATCCGTTCCGGTTGAAGATCTTCCGCCGGTG encodes:
- a CDS encoding NADP-dependent oxidoreductase, whose protein sequence is MKAWQLDDYPAGNDFAAAIHLVDAPTPSAAEGEVVIANELLSLDAGTRMWMTPRTDSYQPPIPLGSVVPGLVLGRVLESRAEGFAAGDLVRAFGQWAEISVVRPELSGLVVLDDGVADPRQHLGVLGMNGWTALVGIAEVGRTRPGETVLVSAAAGATGILAAQIARILGARVIGIAGGPRKCAFLTDELGLDAAVDHRGADVEGAIAAAAPNGVDVYFDNVGGPLLDAVLPNMAHYGRIALCGLVAGYAEAQPGPRRFDQILARRLQITGFFSPDFMDRGPELTDRLRGWLDDGRLTMPFDETAGLANVLGAYAKLFTGGNVGKVIVRL